The following are from one region of the Silene latifolia isolate original U9 population chromosome 9, ASM4854445v1, whole genome shotgun sequence genome:
- the LOC141601267 gene encoding protein FAR-RED IMPAIRED RESPONSE 1-like → MVTPATMVHMKPSRNLNLFQKKTIMDNSRVNHGLVDSFRMFKEYVKGYRNVGASLEDFKNFSRDVKKYIKEYDAEMLLETFMQKKAMSPSFYFDFDVDDEKRLSKVFWADPISIKNYALFGKSSLLMLLITSMNIKWCFVRSLAMGDCYPTTIITDQCKGINQAVKDVFGDKTQHRLCMWHIMKKLPDKVGPTICQNTNFLKEINSIVWDGEIDTQEFELRWKSILSSYELSDHEWMKSMFDIRSSWIPAYFRDIYLGGSMRTTSRSESENSFFGNFTNPHLTLVEFWMRFQSAMDAQRWKYAKMFERIGLLCKHVLWVLKGRGFDDILMKYLLDRWGKYATCRPIFNVVGTTLLADCMSIENHQSKISELWSEVFTSVSLVEDNEELGDELLELLTRN, encoded by the exons ATGGTTACCCCAGCTACAATGGTTCATATGAAACCATCTAGGAATTTGAATCTCTTTCAGAAGAAAACGATCATGGATAATTCAAGGGTAAATCATGGTCTAGTGGATTCCTTTAGAATGTTTAAGGAATATGTAAAAGGGTACAGAAATGTTGGGGCTTCTTTAGaagatttcaaaaacttttcaagggatgttaagaaatatatcaaggaatatGATGCTGAGATGTTATTGGAGACTTTCATGCAGAAAAAGGCTATGTCTCCATCATTTTATTTCGACTTTGACgtggatgatgaaaaaagactaAGTAAGGTTTTTTGGGCAGATCCAATCTCAATTAAAAACTATGCCCTTTTTGGGAAGTCATCTCTTTTGATGCTACTTATAACTTCAATGAATATAAAATGGTGTTTTGTCCGTTCACTG GCTATGGGTGATTGCTATCCTACTACAATTATAACAGACCAATGCAAAGGCATCAATCAAGCTGTAAAAGATGTGTTTGGTGACAAAACACAACACCGAttatgcatgtggcatataatgaaaaagTTGCCAGACAAAGTCGGGCCGACAATTTGCCAAAACACaaactttttgaaggaaataaatTCTATTGTTTGGGATGGAGAGATTGATACACAAGAATTCGAATTGAGATGGAAATCGATCCTTTCTTCGTATGAGCTTTCTGATCATGAGTGGATGAAGTCAATGTTTGACATTCGTTCAAGTTGGATTCCTGCCTACTTCAGAGACATATATCTTGGTGGGAGTATGCGCACAACATCAAGGTCAGAATCTGAAAATAGCTTCTTTGGAAATTTCACAAACCCGCATCTCACtcttgttgagttttggatgcgtttccaATCGGCTATGGATGCGCAGCGTTGGAAATATGCTAAG ATGTTTGAAAGGATTGGGTTACTTTGTAAGCATGTTCTGTGGGTGTTAAAAGGTAGAGGGTTTGATGATATCCTTATGAAGTATCTATTAGACAGATGGGGCAAATATGCAACTTGTCGTCCCATTTTTAATGTTGTTGGGACAACCCTCCTAGCTGATTGTATGTCAATAGAAAACCACCAAAGTAAGATAAGTGAATTGTGGTCGGAAGTATTTACTTCAGTTTCGCTTGTTGAAGATAATGAGGAACTTGGTGATGAGCTGCTTGAACTTCTTACGAGAAATTGA